The Alphaproteobacteria bacterium DNA segment TTTGCCATGAAAAAGCTTCGGGTTCGGATTTAAGCAGCCAATAAGCAGTCATCGATTTGTCCTCTTAGCGCCTATACGTCCGGAGCGGTTGCCTGCCACCGGAGCGAAGAAACGTTAAACACGGTCGGAGCAATTGGTACAATCAGCAGTACATTTAAGCCACAGCGCATTTCTCCAGCTTATACGATCAGCTTCTGGGTTTAGCATGACAAATAGTCACATTTTGGCAAATGGGTCTGGAGAGAAAATGGTGCCCAGGGACGGAATTGAACCGCCGACACGAGGATTTTCAGTCCTCTGCTCTACCAACTGAGCTACCTGGGCTTACCGCGAGACCGCGTCCGCCTTGTATAGGCAAGACGCGCGCGACTGTCTAGAGGGAAGTATATCTTCAAGATTTATACGTTTCTGGAGCGGGTGAGGGGAATCGAACCCCCGTAGCCAGCTTGGAAGGCTGGTGCTCTACCATTGAGCTACACCCGCGCGCCAGAAACCGTTAGGATCGGATGGCGGTCGCGATTCTGCGGCATGTCGGGATGAAAGGCAAGCGAAGTGGTGCGTCAGCCTGTGGACCCTTATCCGATTGGCCTGTATCCGGGGACGTTCGACCCGGTTCATATGGGGCATATGGATATCATCCAGCGTTCCACGAAATTCGTGGGAAAGCTGATCGTCGCCGTGGCCAGCAATGCGGGCAAAAGCCCCATGTTCACGATCCGCGAACGCTTTGAGATGGTGCAGGAGGAAATCGGCCGTCTCAAGAATCCCCGTGTCGAGATCGAGGTGCGGGTGTTCGACGGCCTTTTGGTGCGCTTTATGAAGAAGGTCAAGGCGAATATCCTGATTCGCGGCCTGCGCGCGGTCTCCGATTATGAATACGAATTTCAGATGGCGCGCATGAACCATCAATTGGATCCCAAGGTCGAGACGTTGTTCTTGATGGCCTCGGACCGCTATCAGTTCGTCGCCTCGCGCGTGGTGAAGGAAGTCAGCCTGCTGGGCGGCGACGTGCATCCCCTTGTGGGACCGCGCGTGGCGGCGCGTTTGGCCGAGCGTTTCGCCGCTCAGCGCGAGACCAGCGATCAATTGCGGCGCGATTTGCTGCGTTTGCAGCAGGGCGAAGATGTCACCTTGCGTCCTTATACGAAAGCCGATCAGGCTGGGGTGATGGATTTGATCCTAGGGATTTTGAGCGAGGAATTCAGCCTGGCCAGCGATGCCCAGCCGGATTTGACGGATATTCGCGGGGTTTATCAGCGCGAGTCCGGCCAGTTCTGGGTGTCCATGATGGGCAATAAGGTCATTGGCACGGTGGGTTTGCAAGATATCGGTTCGGGACAGGCAGCCTTGCGGCGCATGTTCGTGCATGCCGATTATCGCGGACAAAAATTCGGCGTGGCGCGCAAATTATTCGATGCCATGCGCGCGCATGCGGCGGAACATGGAGTGACTCGAATCTGGCTCTCCAGCGCGTCGCGCTTTGCCGCCGCCAATCGGTTCTATGAAAAACAAGGCTTCGCGACCGTGGATAAAACCAAGATACCGCGCGGCTTTCCGCGCGTTGCCAAAGATAGCCGTTATTACCGATTGGATTTGTAGGCACGGACATGACACAGCAGGCTTGGGGAATCCTTGGTGCCGGGGCCTGGGGCACCGCGCTGGCCCTGGCGTTGCGCCGCGCGGGGCAGGATGTGCGTATCTGGGCGCGTCGCGCGCAAACGGCCCGATCCATCACGCATGATCATATGAACCCCGACCGTCTGCCCGGGATCGCCCTTGATCCGGCCATCACGGCCAGCGATGATTTGGCCAGTCTTGCGTCTTGTACGCGGATCATCATGGCATGTCCGTCGGTGCATCTGCGTGCATTGAGCGCGGCTCTGGCCCCGCATGTGACGACGCAAGTCGCGGTGGTCTTGGCCTGCAAGGGGGTCGAGGCGGGAAGTCTGAACCTGCCGCATGAGGTGGCGGCCCAGGAAATGAGGCATGCGCGTCATGCCGTATTGTCCGGACCAAGCTTTGCCCATGACGTGGCCTTGGGATTGCCCACGGCGTTGACCTTGGCCTGCGCGGATATCGAGCTGGGGCATCTTCTGGCACATGAAATCGGCACGCCGCATTTCCGGCCTTATGTCAGCACGGATGTAATCGGCGCATGCATGGGCGGGGCGGTCAAGAATGTGCTGGCCATCGCCTGCGGCATCGCAAAGGGGCGCGAATTGGGCGACAACGCCCGCGCCGCTTTAATCACGCGCGGCTTTGCCGAAATGTCGCGCCTGGGGCTGGCTATGGGCGCGCGCGCGGAAACATTGATAGGATTGTCTGGCCTTGGCGATCTGGTGTTGACGGGTACCAGCGGACAATCACGCAATTACAGTTTGGGTTTTGCGCTAGGGAGAGACCTAAGCCTAGAGGAAGCTATGCCGCCGCATGCCGGGGTGGCCGAAGGCCTATTCTCGGCCCAAGCCGTGGTCGCTCTGGCCCAGCGGCACCATGTGGACATGCCCATCGCGCGCGCGGTGGATGCCGTCGTGAACCAAGGCACAGGCGTGGGGCAAGCCTTGCATGAACTCTTATCGCGGCCTTTGCGCGATGAGGTGGGCTAGGTCAGGTGGCGCATGTCTTTGTAGGTCTGAAGGCATTCCTTTGTCTTCCGTCCTCACTACTCCGGCCTTATCCAACCTCAACCGCTTGTGTCGGGTGCTATGGAGATAGCCTATCTTTGTTCTTGTTAAGCGCTCTTTGGTGCTTTGTGTGCCAACGGATGATGTTCGGCCAGTGCCTGGCTTAGACGGCGCGTGGTGACATGGGTATAGATTTGCGTGGTGGCGATATCGGCATGGCCCAGCAGATGCTGCACACTGCGCAAGTCAACGCCGTGATCCAGCAAATGCGTGGCGCAGGCATGGCGCAGGCTGTGAGGACTGATTCCGGACGGATCCATCCCGGCGCGCCGGGCCAGGTCGCGCAGCAATTGGAACATGCGTTGGCGCGTCAGGGCCTTGCCACCACGCCCGGGGAACAGCCATGGCGAGGCGGCGACCTCGCTTTTTTTTCGGGCTGCGCCATAGGCTTGCAAGGCTGTCTTGGCGCTTTCCGTCAGGGGCACGCGCCGTTCACGTCCGCCTTTACCTCGCACATGCAGCCAGGCGGGAATCTTAACCAAGATATCCGCCCTCAGCGCCAGCACCTCGGAGATGCGCATTCCGGTGGCATAGGTTACTTCCAAGAAGGCCAAGAGTCGTTCATGGCTTGGCGAGGTATCTTGCGCTGCAACCTCGATCAAACGCAGCATATCCACTTCGGACGGCACAACGGGCAAGTCACGTCCGGCATGGGGGCGCGTCAGCAATCGCGTGGGATCGTCCGGACGATCATTCTCGGACACCAAAAAACGATAAAAAGCACGGGCGCAGGAAAGTCTGCGGGCGACCGTGCGCGGGCTAAGATGGCTTTGGGCCTGTTGCCATGTCTGCCAATCCTTGGCCTTGGCCGATAGCAGGGAACCGCCGCGCTGGGCCATGAAAGCAGCCGCGCTTGCCAGATCACTGGAATAGGCCTTGCGAGTCATGACAGAGGCACCGCGCTCGGCGGCCAGCATGTCTAAAAACGCCTCGATTCGGCGCTCATCAACGGATGACAGGGATCCCGAGGAATCCTGGGAAGAATTACGAACCTTGCTCTTCGTTTGCCAAGCCACCGTCCAGCACCTGAAATTTAGGCCGCTTGTTGGGAACGGGCGGCGGCCCCTTGCGTAGCATGGCATCCAGACGGGTGATCCGGCAATAGAGGCTTTCCGTGCGTTGCAACAGGCTGATAAGTCCAGCCGGCATAGGATTGGGATCGCAAGCCTCGATCTCGCCGGGGAGAATATCATCCTCGTCCAGCAAATAGGGCGAAGCGATCAGCTCTTCGCGCGTGATCTCGCCGCTGTCATAGGCCTTCATCGCCATCAGCCAGGTCAGCACCTGGACCAGGCGGGCGGAGATGCGCGTGTTCTGATAGCCGATCGCCAAGGCGTCGGGCGGCATGCCTCGGCCAAAGCTGCGCTGCTCTTGATACGCGATGTAATTGCGCGCCTCGACCGTCAGAGCGACGCTCTCGGCCAGGGTACGATCGATCAAATTCGCGGGTTCGGACATGATCTGGTAAAACTCCATGCCAGTGTTCATCCCGACTTTCGCACGCGAAGTTTTAAAAATCTGTTAGCATCCTCCCCGGGCAAGCCTTGCCCGAGACCATTAACCTTAAATAGTTGCGAGTCCGATGATACCTGCCGCCCGTCTGCAATCCGCCCTGGAAGTCCTGGAAACCATCGATAGCCGGCCACAACCCGCAGATTCGATATTAAATCAGTACTTTCGTGCCCATCGCTTTATGGGGTCCAGCGACCGCGCCGTCGTCGCCGAGCATGTCTATGGCACATTGCGCGCCTGGGCGCGTTTGGGTTGGGTGCTGGAGCAACAAAAAGCCGAGCCATCGCCCCGTCTGCGGCTGATGGCCAAGCTCATCCTGGTTGATGGCAACAAAGCGGATTCGGCGGCGGGTCTATTCAACGGCAGCCAGCATGGCCCCACTCCGCTAACGACCCAAGAGCGGCGCTTGTTGCACAGCCTGCCCGATACTGTGTTAGAGCCATCCGCCATGCCTCAGGCCGTGCGCCTGGAATGCCCGGAATGGGCGGAAGCGGGGATGAAGGCCACATTGGGCGAATCTTTCGAGGCCGAGCTTCGCGCCATGCAAAGCGCCGCCCCCATGGATTTGCGCGTGAATACCCTGAAAAGCACGCGCGAGGCCGTCTTTGACCAATTGCGCACAGATGGCCTGAAGGTCGAAATGGGTCGGCTGACTCCTTGGGCTTTGCGGGTACAGGGCCGTCCGCCTTTGGTCGCGCATCCTTTGTTTCAGCAAGGTGCCGTCGAGGTCCAAGACGAAGGCTCGCAAACCATCGCTCTGGCTCTAGACCCGCAGCCCGGTGAACGGGTGGTGGATTTTTGCGCAGGCGCGGGCGGCAAAACCCTGGCCCTGGCCGCCATGATGAACAGCAAAGGCACATTGATCGCGTGCGATATCTTGCCGCGCCGCTTGGCTCAGGCGACATTACGTTTCCGCCGCGCGGGGCTTTCCAACACCCGCACGCAGTTACTGACCGGGGTCAGCGACCCTTGGATCAAGCGTCATGCCCAAAGCTTTCACCGCGTCTTGGTCGATGCGCCGTGCAGCGGCAGCGGCACATGGCGACGCAACCCGGATGCCCGTTGGCGTCGCTTGGGTCCCGACTTGGCCGAGCTGATCCAATTGCAAGCCCAAATCCTGGCCAGCGCCGCCCGCTTGGTCCGCCCGGGGGGCCGATTGGTCTATGCCACCTGTTCGCTTTTGGTTGAAGAGAACGATCAACAGATCGACAATTTCATCATGAATAACAGTGAGTTCAAGAAAGTTCCTATCTCTTTACTTGATAAGGAGCATACCCCTTTGCGGCTCTGGCCTGCCCGCAATGGCACGGACGGATTCTTCGCTGCCGCCTTGCAACGCGCGCAGGAATAAAACACTCAGGAAGTAAAAAAGTGGGCGGTTATGTCTTAGGGTCGCCCAGCCCACATCTCAGACACTTAGATTTTGTTTGCGATAAGCGGTCTGATCCCGAATACGCTGCGTCATTTCGTGCAGTTCATCTGTGGGGCTGAGCGTGGGGCCGATAGGAATATGTGAAGATAAATATTTTTAGTTACAATGCATTGTTTGAATTTAATGGCGGACAGGGGGGGATTCGAACCCCCGATGCCCCTTACGAGGCATTCCGGTTTTCGAGACCGGCGCGTTCAACCGCTCCGCCACCTGTCCATTGGGCTGCAGGGCATCAGTCGTCTGGAAACAGATACCAATTTTACAGGTTTTTCAACAGATATTGTCATGCCGCCTTGCATGTGGGCCGAGATATTGATCCCCAAGCGATTTTTGGCCCACTTGTTGCAAGATTTGCACATCAGGCACTGCCACGCTATACAGGGGCCTCGGATCCACAACGATGGGGTCGGTCGATTGAGTACCAGAGATGTTTGTTCGCGGCGGCGCTTCCTGGCCTTGGCGGCTGGTGGTGTGGCTCTGCTAGCCTCTTCCCGCCCCGCTTTGGCGGCATTGCCCAGAATGCCCGAACTGCGGGTTCTGGCCATGACCAATACCCATACCGGCGCATCAGCCAGCGTACCGTTCCGTAGCGGGGCGCGCTATCTGCCCGAAGGGCTGACGCAGCTGAACCATCTGCTGCTTGATCATCGTACCGGCGACACACATACCATGGACCCACGCCTGTTTGATTTGATCTTCGATATTCAGACCGATCTGCGCCGCCGATGGCCATCCGTAAGCGAGATTGAGATCATCTCAGGTTATCGTTCGCCACAGTCCAACATGATGCTGGCCTCGCATTCATCTGGTGTCGCCAAGGGCAGTTACCACATGAAGGGCCAAGCCATTGACTTTCGTATCCCCGGCACTCCGCTGGAACAAGTGCGCGCTGTGGCTATGGATCAGCGTGTAGGTGGCGTGGGCTTTTATAGAGGGTCGAATTTTGTCCACATAGATACTGGCCCCGTGCGGCATTGGTAAGGCCGGTTCCTGCTTGAAAGACGGACTATTCCTGAACGCTGCGCCGGGGTAGCGGCTGGCTGCCCCACAACATGGTCTGGGTTTGATCGGATACGGCTTATATCTGTCTACGCATGGCCTCACTAAAGGCAAATACACTATGGCTTGGCGGCGGGAGGCTCGGCGTTGGGGCTGGGTGATCCTCCCATACGAGATAGTTCCTGGCGCTTAGCCAGTGCCATGGTGATCTCACGTGCGCGGGTCGGGTCCATGGCGGCAAGGATCAACGCGACTTTTTGGTTCTTCATCGCTTGCATGACGTCAAGCAGAACCGGCATATCCATGGCCGATAAGATCTTGGACGCCTCCTGCGGTTTCATCTTTTCATAGATGCTGACCAGGCTGTCCAGACGGTTCTTTTGTTCTTGTTGCAGCTTGTCGAGAATCGCATCCAATTGCGTTTGCAGGCCGCGCAACTCGGCCAGCTTTTGATCCATGCGCGTTTCGGTAATCTTGAGCAGAGCTTCACGCTCATCCAGGGCCTTGGCGCGGCTGTCCAGCTCCTCTCGCCGGCCGGTCAGAGTGCGCAGAACTTCCATGCTGGCTTTTTCGGGGGGCATCGGCGGGGGCGGAGCCTGTGTGGGGGCAGGCTTGGGGCCTAGGTCATTCTCTCCAGCTGCGCCGTGCTCTTTTCCCTTCTCTTTCTCTGAGTTCTTGTCGGTCTTGGCTTCTTTATCCTTTGCCTCCTCCTTGGACGCGGTCTCATTGGCTTGCGAGGGGGTCACGCCAAGGCTGGGCATAGGAATGTGCAATTGAATCTCGTGTACGCGGACGCCGAAAGTCATCACGCCCACAAAGACCAGCAGAGGGATCAGACGAATACGTAAAGGCCGATGCAAGGGAGGGTAAGGCATGCGCGGCATTCTAGGACCTCTTCATCCGTTGCAACGCTTGGGCTAGGCGTTGCTCGGACATGGAAAGACCTGGCATGTCCTGATCGAATGGATCGTCCATGATGACCGACTCGCGTCGTTTGGAAGATGCCTTGCTGGAAGCTGAATCCTGCCGGTTGGCAGGAGAGAATTGATGAGACAGGCGTTCGCATGCGGCATTGGCCGATTCGACCATAAAGCCCATCTCGCCGCGTAGCTCTTTAGCCTTGTCGATCGACTCGTCCAATTGTTTTCCGGACAACTCGGTGGCTTGCTTTAACCTGCCGATGCTGTCTTCGGCGCGCATCACGATGCCGCCGAATTCATGCACCAGTCGTTCCATATCCTGACGACTTGCCTGCAGAGCCTTGAAACGGCGTTCCAGGCGCAGGGCATAATAGATGCCTGTTCCCAATAGGCCGATCAGGACGATATCCATGACCAAGCTCAGCGAGATTCCGCTCATGTCGTGGCCTCCCCATGTATTAACAGATCTTTTTCAACGCATACGGCGATATTGCCGCTGCGGCGTCCCATGCGGCCTTGACACAGCGGTACGCTGCCGCTGCGCAGTTCGATGAGGTCTTCGGGCGTGATATTCAGCATGATGCGCGAACCGACTTTCCAATTCAGCACATCGCGCAAAGTCATGGTGGTTTGACCCAGCACCGCGCGCACTGGCATCACGGTTTGCAGCAGCTCTTTGCCCAAATGCATTTCCCATATCGAATCACGGCCAAATTTTTCGCCCATGAACATCTGCAAGAGCATTTCTCGGATCGGTTCCAAGGTGGCATAAGGAATTAATATCTCGACGCGTCCACCTCGATCCTCCATGTCCACGCGTACCTTGGCCAACACGGCGGCATTGGCCGGACGTGCGATGGCGGCAAAGCGGGGGTTGGTTTCCAGACGATCAAATCGAAAGGTAACGGGGGATAGAGGGTCGAAGGACGCGCTCATATCTGCCAGCACCAGACGTACCAGACGTTCCACCAAATTGCGTTCGATGGTCGTATAGGGGCGTCCCTCAATGCGCATGGCGGCTGTGCCGTGCCGACCGCCTAGCAACACATCCACGATGGAATAGATCATGGCGCTGTCCACGACCATGAGGCCTGAATTGTCCCATTCATCGGCCTTGAACACCGCCAGCATGGCTGGCAGGGGAATGGAGTTCAGATAGTCGCCAAAGCGCACGCTGACCACCTGATCTAAACTGACCTCCACATTGTCGGATGTGAAATTTCGCAAGGACGTGGTCATCATATACATC contains these protein-coding regions:
- the coaD gene encoding pantetheine-phosphate adenylyltransferase — its product is MRQPVDPYPIGLYPGTFDPVHMGHMDIIQRSTKFVGKLIVAVASNAGKSPMFTIRERFEMVQEEIGRLKNPRVEIEVRVFDGLLVRFMKKVKANILIRGLRAVSDYEYEFQMARMNHQLDPKVETLFLMASDRYQFVASRVVKEVSLLGGDVHPLVGPRVAARLAERFAAQRETSDQLRRDLLRLQQGEDVTLRPYTKADQAGVMDLILGILSEEFSLASDAQPDLTDIRGVYQRESGQFWVSMMGNKVIGTVGLQDIGSGQAALRRMFVHADYRGQKFGVARKLFDAMRAHAAEHGVTRIWLSSASRFAAANRFYEKQGFATVDKTKIPRGFPRVAKDSRYYRLDL
- a CDS encoding NAD(P)-dependent glycerol-3-phosphate dehydrogenase, producing MTQQAWGILGAGAWGTALALALRRAGQDVRIWARRAQTARSITHDHMNPDRLPGIALDPAITASDDLASLASCTRIIMACPSVHLRALSAALAPHVTTQVAVVLACKGVEAGSLNLPHEVAAQEMRHARHAVLSGPSFAHDVALGLPTALTLACADIELGHLLAHEIGTPHFRPYVSTDVIGACMGGAVKNVLAIACGIAKGRELGDNARAALITRGFAEMSRLGLAMGARAETLIGLSGLGDLVLTGTSGQSRNYSLGFALGRDLSLEEAMPPHAGVAEGLFSAQAVVALAQRHHVDMPIARAVDAVVNQGTGVGQALHELLSRPLRDEVG
- a CDS encoding tyrosine recombinase; the encoded protein is MPCYARGRRPFPTSGLNFRCWTVAWQTKSKVRNSSQDSSGSLSSVDERRIEAFLDMLAAERGASVMTRKAYSSDLASAAAFMAQRGGSLLSAKAKDWQTWQQAQSHLSPRTVARRLSCARAFYRFLVSENDRPDDPTRLLTRPHAGRDLPVVPSEVDMLRLIEVAAQDTSPSHERLLAFLEVTYATGMRISEVLALRADILVKIPAWLHVRGKGGRERRVPLTESAKTALQAYGAARKKSEVAASPWLFPGRGGKALTRQRMFQLLRDLARRAGMDPSGISPHSLRHACATHLLDHGVDLRSVQHLLGHADIATTQIYTHVTTRRLSQALAEHHPLAHKAPKSA
- a CDS encoding DUF1465 family protein — its product is MSEPANLIDRTLAESVALTVEARNYIAYQEQRSFGRGMPPDALAIGYQNTRISARLVQVLTWLMAMKAYDSGEITREELIASPYLLDEDDILPGEIEACDPNPMPAGLISLLQRTESLYCRITRLDAMLRKGPPPVPNKRPKFQVLDGGLANEEQGS
- a CDS encoding RsmB/NOP family class I SAM-dependent RNA methyltransferase — translated: MIPAARLQSALEVLETIDSRPQPADSILNQYFRAHRFMGSSDRAVVAEHVYGTLRAWARLGWVLEQQKAEPSPRLRLMAKLILVDGNKADSAAGLFNGSQHGPTPLTTQERRLLHSLPDTVLEPSAMPQAVRLECPEWAEAGMKATLGESFEAELRAMQSAAPMDLRVNTLKSTREAVFDQLRTDGLKVEMGRLTPWALRVQGRPPLVAHPLFQQGAVEVQDEGSQTIALALDPQPGERVVDFCAGAGGKTLALAAMMNSKGTLIACDILPRRLAQATLRFRRAGLSNTRTQLLTGVSDPWIKRHAQSFHRVLVDAPCSGSGTWRRNPDARWRRLGPDLAELIQLQAQILASAARLVRPGGRLVYATCSLLVEENDQQIDNFIMNNSEFKKVPISLLDKEHTPLRLWPARNGTDGFFAAALQRAQE
- a CDS encoding DUF882 domain-containing protein, coding for MWAEILIPKRFLAHLLQDLHIRHCHAIQGPRIHNDGVGRLSTRDVCSRRRFLALAAGGVALLASSRPALAALPRMPELRVLAMTNTHTGASASVPFRSGARYLPEGLTQLNHLLLDHRTGDTHTMDPRLFDLIFDIQTDLRRRWPSVSEIEIISGYRSPQSNMMLASHSSGVAKGSYHMKGQAIDFRIPGTPLEQVRAVAMDQRVGGVGFYRGSNFVHIDTGPVRHW
- the fliM gene encoding flagellar motor switch protein FliM, with amino-acid sequence MADEQNTEGEAPIDQDKMAAEWAASVDAGNSAAEKNSDDEKMAAEWAATSNAAAGTTGEGERVLNQNEIDSLLGFGEKKGGENNGIMALVNNALVNYERLPMLEVVFDRLMYMMTTSLRNFTSDNVEVSLDQVVSVRFGDYLNSIPLPAMLAVFKADEWDNSGLMVVDSAMIYSIVDVLLGGRHGTAAMRIEGRPYTTIERNLVERLVRLVLADMSASFDPLSPVTFRFDRLETNPRFAAIARPANAAVLAKVRVDMEDRGGRVEILIPYATLEPIREMLLQMFMGEKFGRDSIWEMHLGKELLQTVMPVRAVLGQTTMTLRDVLNWKVGSRIMLNITPEDLIELRSGSVPLCQGRMGRRSGNIAVCVEKDLLIHGEATT